A genomic segment from Pseudomonas sp. S09G 359 encodes:
- a CDS encoding NAD(P)-dependent oxidoreductase encodes MDIVFIGFGEAAYHLSKGLRSSGDLQIGAFDANVTPVLRQRAAEHHVTLFDSLATACHGARFVVCLTSASSALAIAQQALPWLVAGQTYVDMNSAAPAVKQAIDRLPRATGVGFCDSAVMGTVPGNNHRVPMLLAGSGAAAFADAFAPRGMQLTVLDAEAGAASAIKMLKSVVMKGLPQLLLEAFQAGEKFGVLDTLVASLGDSLNGKTVEQLANTFTARTLIHAKRRSAEMDDAVATLEAAGVDASMSRATQGQLDKLAATDWASLLGPGGSDMDYRSAIAHLTAHK; translated from the coding sequence ATGGATATCGTCTTCATCGGGTTTGGCGAAGCCGCCTACCACCTCAGTAAAGGCCTGCGCTCCAGCGGCGACCTGCAGATCGGCGCCTTCGACGCCAACGTCACCCCCGTGCTCCGGCAACGCGCCGCAGAACACCACGTGACCCTCTTCGATTCGCTGGCAACTGCCTGTCACGGCGCGCGCTTTGTGGTGTGCCTGACTAGCGCCAGCAGCGCCTTGGCCATCGCACAACAGGCCCTGCCGTGGCTGGTGGCGGGGCAAACCTACGTCGATATGAACTCCGCCGCGCCCGCCGTGAAACAGGCCATCGACAGACTGCCCCGCGCAACCGGCGTGGGCTTTTGCGACAGCGCCGTGATGGGCACCGTGCCTGGCAACAACCACCGCGTGCCGATGCTGCTGGCCGGCAGCGGCGCCGCCGCGTTTGCTGACGCTTTCGCGCCGCGCGGCATGCAATTGACCGTGCTCGACGCCGAAGCGGGCGCCGCCTCCGCAATCAAGATGCTCAAAAGCGTGGTGATGAAAGGCCTGCCGCAATTGCTGCTGGAAGCCTTCCAGGCCGGGGAAAAGTTTGGCGTGCTGGACACCCTGGTAGCGTCTCTGGGCGACTCGCTCAACGGCAAGACCGTCGAGCAACTGGCCAACACTTTCACCGCACGCACGCTGATCCATGCCAAGCGCCGCAGCGCAGAAATGGACGATGCCGTCGCCACCCTCGAAGCCGCCGGCGTTGACGCGAGCATGAGCCGCGCCACCCAAGGCCAGCTCGACAAACTCGCCGCCACCGACTGGGCCAGCCTGCTCGGCCCCGGCGGCAGCGACATGGACTACCGCAGCGCCATCGCCCACCTGACTGCCCACAAGTGA
- a CDS encoding RraA family protein, with product MNTEHYFPLPDLIPDDLLARFRKLSPAQLCDGMQSLGIPRNGCMDADLMPLDESKVMLGTAYTVDTEDGDNFPIHVAVYQGQPGYVLVVAGKAYPGRAYIGDLMAGAAQAVGLSGMVIDGCVRDKVPLAQLDIPIYAKGFMQRSPGKQGPGKINASVTCAGVEVAPGDLVFGDYDGVTVVPRARLLEVLEASEKKSAYENQRREVIDAYTRARDSGQPLPALAPAWVTQLLEGQ from the coding sequence ATGAACACTGAACACTACTTCCCGCTGCCCGACCTGATCCCCGACGACCTACTGGCGCGCTTTCGCAAACTCAGCCCGGCGCAACTGTGCGACGGCATGCAAAGCCTGGGCATCCCGCGCAATGGCTGCATGGACGCCGACCTCATGCCCCTGGACGAAAGCAAGGTAATGCTCGGCACCGCCTACACCGTCGACACCGAGGACGGCGACAACTTCCCGATCCACGTCGCCGTGTACCAAGGCCAGCCCGGCTACGTGCTGGTGGTGGCCGGCAAGGCCTACCCCGGCCGCGCCTACATCGGCGACTTGATGGCCGGCGCCGCCCAGGCCGTGGGCTTGAGCGGCATGGTCATCGACGGCTGCGTGCGCGACAAAGTGCCGTTGGCGCAACTGGACATCCCGATCTACGCCAAGGGTTTCATGCAACGCAGCCCGGGCAAGCAAGGCCCCGGCAAAATCAACGCCAGCGTGACCTGCGCGGGTGTCGAGGTGGCGCCGGGCGACCTGGTATTCGGCGACTACGACGGCGTCACCGTGGTGCCGCGCGCGCGCCTGCTGGAAGTGCTGGAAGCCTCGGAGAAAAAAAGCGCTTACGAAAACCAGCGCCGCGAGGTGATCGACGCTTACACTCGCGCCCGAGACAGCGGCCAGCCGTTGCCGGCACTGGCCCCGGCGTGGGTCACCCAACTGCTGGAAGGCCAGTAA
- a CDS encoding CitMHS family transporter: MLTVLGYVLITSFLLLVIKQKLSPFTGLIVVSLVVGVLVCLVNGVPMGTIMTWVREGLFYSQNEAGKVSLGTVNPTVMILFAVLYFSLMMNVGLFDPLCTYLIRKANGDPLKIILVTAFTSAVVTLDGDGTTTILIITTAFLPLYKQMGMKLSNLAMLIILPCGLGNCLPWGGPLARAAAVLNVEVNTLFVAILPILGVSFLYVFFMAYLMGIKERKRLGFVKGENGIVTPAQILQMVNVIKDHDKELKRPRLFLFNLALTLGMLVILIAGWASGAVVFMLGTAIALTVNYSAVEQRERITANGGDAVAVASIILAAGCFLGIFNGSGMAGAVAEHMASLIPDSMGSHTALIFAFLGALACYALPVDAYYFGILPVVAPIAYKFGISPTEIGVASFMGQALRYASPTVAWLFLLMNRTEMTFGEYQKEFFKWSIPMFFIFLITAIVTGELPVG; this comes from the coding sequence ATGCTGACAGTTCTGGGCTATGTGTTGATCACGTCATTTCTGTTGCTGGTCATCAAGCAAAAATTATCGCCCTTCACCGGGCTGATTGTAGTTTCGCTGGTGGTAGGGGTGCTGGTGTGCCTGGTCAATGGCGTGCCGATGGGCACCATCATGACCTGGGTGCGCGAGGGCCTGTTCTACTCGCAGAACGAGGCCGGCAAGGTCTCCCTCGGCACGGTCAACCCCACGGTGATGATCCTGTTTGCCGTGCTGTATTTCAGCCTGATGATGAACGTGGGGCTGTTCGATCCGCTGTGCACCTACCTGATCCGCAAGGCCAATGGCGACCCGCTGAAAATCATCCTGGTCACCGCCTTCACCTCCGCCGTGGTCACCCTCGACGGCGACGGCACCACCACCATCCTGATCATCACCACCGCGTTCCTGCCGCTGTACAAACAGATGGGCATGAAGCTGTCCAACCTGGCGATGCTGATCATCCTGCCGTGCGGCCTCGGCAATTGCCTGCCGTGGGGCGGGCCGTTGGCGCGGGCGGCGGCGGTGTTGAACGTGGAGGTCAATACGCTGTTTGTGGCGATCCTGCCGATTCTCGGCGTGTCGTTCCTGTACGTGTTTTTCATGGCCTACTTGATGGGCATCAAGGAACGCAAACGCCTGGGTTTTGTGAAAGGTGAAAACGGCATCGTCACGCCTGCGCAGATCCTGCAGATGGTCAATGTGATCAAGGATCATGACAAGGAACTCAAGCGCCCGCGCCTGTTCCTGTTCAACCTGGCCCTGACCCTGGGCATGCTGGTGATCCTCATCGCCGGCTGGGCCAGCGGTGCGGTGGTGTTCATGCTCGGCACCGCGATTGCGTTGACGGTCAACTACAGCGCCGTGGAACAACGCGAACGCATCACCGCCAACGGTGGTGATGCCGTGGCCGTGGCCTCAATCATCCTCGCCGCCGGCTGCTTCCTCGGCATCTTCAACGGCAGCGGCATGGCCGGCGCCGTGGCCGAACACATGGCCAGCCTGATCCCGGACTCCATGGGCAGCCACACCGCGCTGATCTTCGCCTTCCTCGGCGCCCTCGCCTGCTACGCCCTGCCGGTGGACGCCTACTACTTCGGCATCCTGCCCGTGGTGGCGCCGATCGCCTACAAGTTCGGCATCAGCCCCACCGAGATTGGCGTAGCGTCGTTCATGGGCCAAGCGCTGCGCTACGCCAGCCCGACGGTGGCGTGGTTGTTCCTACTGATGAACCGCACGGAGATGACGTTCGGGGAATATCAGAAGGAGTTTTTCAAGTGGTCTATTCCGATGTTTTTCATCTTTTTGATCACGGCGATTGTGACGGGGGAGTTGCCGGTGGGCTGA
- a CDS encoding DUF488 family protein, with protein sequence MNLYTAGYEGLSIDAFIARLKQAGIDKVLDVREYPLSRKKGFSKNAFAQCLAAEGIAYEHSRPLGCPKPIRKQYKEDGNWAAYAREFRVYIRTQASVLSELASSAVEQRICMVCYEADASFCHRSLIAEAAEEVDRSLETQHLPLKTARFVGGLQSVA encoded by the coding sequence ATGAACCTCTACACCGCAGGCTACGAAGGGTTGTCTATCGACGCATTTATCGCACGGCTCAAGCAGGCCGGAATCGATAAGGTGCTCGATGTGCGTGAATACCCTCTGTCGCGTAAAAAAGGTTTCTCCAAAAATGCTTTTGCCCAATGCCTGGCCGCTGAAGGGATTGCCTATGAGCATAGCCGGCCGCTGGGTTGCCCGAAGCCGATACGCAAGCAGTACAAGGAAGATGGCAACTGGGCGGCGTACGCCCGTGAGTTCCGCGTTTATATTCGTACTCAAGCCAGTGTCTTGAGTGAGCTGGCGTCCAGCGCGGTAGAACAGCGAATCTGCATGGTTTGTTACGAAGCAGATGCCAGTTTTTGCCATCGCAGTTTGATCGCCGAAGCTGCCGAGGAAGTCGACCGTTCGCTGGAGACCCAGCACTTGCCGCTCAAAACAGCGCGATTTGTTGGTGGTCTTCAGTCTGTCGCTTAG
- a CDS encoding GNAT family N-acetyltransferase → MLEIKRATPDDAHAAFEIRREAIRGQCIGAYTAEQMQLWTRGKAEDGYSALMEKPFYLGWVNGEPVATGMLDLDNNEVGALFVRPGFTGRGYGKAMLDHLEKVARELAIDAVVLDATLNAASFYRACGYVGDEQAVYHSPSGLALACIAMTKRIE, encoded by the coding sequence ATGCTAGAGATAAAACGCGCCACACCCGATGACGCCCACGCCGCTTTTGAGATTCGCCGCGAAGCCATTCGCGGCCAATGCATCGGCGCCTACACCGCCGAACAAATGCAGCTGTGGACACGTGGCAAGGCCGAGGACGGTTACAGCGCGCTGATGGAAAAGCCGTTCTACCTGGGCTGGGTCAACGGCGAGCCGGTGGCCACTGGGATGCTCGACCTCGATAACAATGAAGTGGGTGCGCTGTTTGTGCGGCCCGGGTTCACTGGGCGGGGGTATGGCAAGGCGATGTTGGATCATCTTGAAAAGGTCGCGCGGGAGCTGGCGATTGACGCGGTGGTGCTGGATGCGACGCTGAATGCGGCGAGTTTTTATCGGGCGTGTGGCTACGTGGGGGATGAGCAGGCGGTTTACCATTCACCGTCGGGGTTGGCGTTGGCGTGTATTGCGATGACGAAACGAATTGAATAG
- a CDS encoding GNAT family N-acetyltransferase has protein sequence MFNLRVMTPADYDAILHLMQTTPGISLRDADSREATERYLARNPGMSFVAEAEGRLIACVMCGHDGRRGYLQHLLVLPEYRRQGIAQALVERCLGALEQLGIHKCHLDVFKTNTHAARYWQGQGWQLRTDIDRYSFTREGNENA, from the coding sequence ATGTTCAACCTCCGTGTGATGACCCCCGCCGACTACGACGCCATCCTGCACCTCATGCAAACCACCCCCGGCATTTCCCTGCGTGACGCCGACTCCCGGGAGGCTACCGAGCGCTACCTGGCGCGCAACCCGGGGATGAGTTTTGTGGCGGAAGCCGAGGGCCGGTTGATCGCGTGTGTGATGTGTGGCCATGATGGGCGTCGCGGTTATCTGCAACATCTGCTGGTGTTGCCGGAGTATCGCCGTCAAGGCATCGCGCAGGCTTTGGTCGAGCGTTGCCTTGGCGCGCTGGAGCAGTTGGGCATCCATAAATGCCACCTGGATGTGTTCAAGACCAACACCCATGCCGCGCGTTATTGGCAAGGCCAGGGCTGGCAATTACGCACGGATATCGACCGTTATTCATTCACCCGTGAGGGCAATGAAAACGCCTGA
- a CDS encoding VOC family protein translates to MFERNKLVPELMVTHLDSSLAFWVSRLGFKVAYQRSDDGFAYLDLNGAQVMLEQIDPDAGQWLTAPLTKPFGRGINLQIDVEAVAPIIQKLLQAGCPLYRECKDTWYRADDIEVGQREFIVQDPDGYLVRLVERLGERPACSM, encoded by the coding sequence ATGTTCGAACGTAACAAACTGGTTCCGGAGTTAATGGTCACCCACCTGGATAGCAGCCTGGCTTTTTGGGTTTCTCGTCTGGGGTTCAAAGTAGCTTATCAACGTTCGGATGACGGATTTGCGTACCTTGATTTGAATGGTGCTCAAGTAATGCTTGAACAGATTGATCCGGACGCGGGTCAATGGCTGACTGCGCCGTTGACCAAACCGTTTGGAAGAGGCATCAACCTACAGATTGATGTTGAGGCTGTCGCACCCATCATCCAAAAACTTCTTCAGGCTGGATGTCCACTCTATCGAGAATGCAAAGACACCTGGTATCGGGCTGACGATATAGAAGTAGGCCAACGCGAATTCATCGTTCAGGATCCCGACGGTTATCTCGTAAGGCTGGTAGAGCGATTGGGTGAGCGACCGGCTTGCTCAATGTGA
- a CDS encoding DUF3630 family protein, with protein sequence MATIEVSEKADWRLFEEVAQVLEQGLGGRWKEKLDGLDQRYWDLLVDEHTLTLHLEHYIGISIVVPDSADDTAQRVCALLKQPPCR encoded by the coding sequence ATGGCGACGATTGAAGTATCAGAAAAAGCCGACTGGAGGCTTTTCGAGGAGGTGGCCCAGGTTCTTGAGCAAGGGCTGGGCGGTCGCTGGAAAGAGAAGCTCGATGGCCTAGACCAGCGCTACTGGGATCTGTTGGTGGACGAACACACGCTTACCCTGCACCTTGAGCACTATATAGGCATTTCAATAGTCGTTCCCGATAGCGCAGATGACACAGCTCAAAGAGTATGTGCGTTGCTCAAGCAGCCTCCTTGTAGGTAA
- a CDS encoding DUF6882 domain-containing protein, with protein sequence MSEDNFEVLLETAMAALMSKQQALQQQYGLGGMARWWLDQDTASLSFFDDLDRKVAEALIINIGSFVPKQSSWKWAWSNPAVSDALRERASPLKELQAITGFELFGDEEAFSIEDEAMAWELAAFAVQHLKAVGCYRAPSSSDGPTIYLAITELKRIKH encoded by the coding sequence ATGTCGGAAGACAATTTTGAGGTGCTGCTCGAAACGGCCATGGCCGCGTTGATGAGCAAGCAGCAAGCATTACAGCAACAGTACGGTTTGGGCGGCATGGCGCGCTGGTGGCTCGATCAGGACACCGCCTCACTCAGCTTTTTCGATGACCTCGACAGGAAGGTCGCCGAAGCGCTGATTATCAATATCGGCTCCTTTGTACCGAAGCAATCAAGCTGGAAATGGGCTTGGAGTAACCCCGCCGTGTCTGATGCACTTCGCGAGCGGGCGTCGCCGCTCAAGGAGCTACAAGCCATTACGGGCTTTGAGTTGTTTGGCGACGAAGAAGCTTTTTCTATCGAGGATGAAGCCATGGCCTGGGAGCTTGCTGCCTTTGCGGTTCAACACTTGAAAGCAGTGGGTTGTTACCGAGCCCCTTCTTCGTCCGATGGACCGACGATTTACCTGGCAATTACCGAGTTGAAGCGCATTAAGCACTGA
- a CDS encoding helix-turn-helix domain-containing protein, producing the protein MSDQDYIPHPFSEKVRRGELMQADCPSRDVLKHMTSRWGVLVLVVLLGGTHRFSELRRKIGGVSEKMLSQTLQGLESDGLVNRHSRPVVPPYVEYTLTPLGKEAAAKVEAMVGWIEDNLPAIMQFKKENSDAEKS; encoded by the coding sequence ATGAGTGACCAAGATTACATCCCCCACCCCTTTTCCGAAAAAGTACGTCGCGGCGAACTCATGCAAGCTGACTGTCCTTCCAGAGATGTCCTCAAACACATGACCAGCCGCTGGGGGGTGCTGGTGCTGGTGGTTCTGTTGGGCGGTACGCATCGCTTCAGCGAGCTGCGTCGGAAAATCGGTGGAGTGAGTGAGAAAATGCTTTCACAGACACTCCAGGGGTTGGAGAGCGACGGGCTCGTCAATCGGCACTCTCGACCGGTTGTTCCACCCTATGTGGAATACACGTTGACGCCGCTGGGAAAGGAAGCCGCTGCCAAGGTAGAGGCAATGGTCGGCTGGATTGAAGATAACCTTCCCGCGATCATGCAGTTCAAGAAGGAAAACTCAGACGCGGAAAAGAGCTGA
- a CDS encoding SDR family oxidoreductase, with product MIAVTGATGQLGRLVIDTLLKTVNPQEIVALVRDPLKAQDLGAKGVDVRQADYNRPETLRSALVGVQRLLLISSSEVGKRTTQHRAVIEAAKSSGVQLLAYTSILHADKSTLGLAVEHRDTERALAESGLNYVLLRNGWYSENYTASVPTAVEHGAILGSAQAGRISSAARTDYADAAAVVLTSEGQAGKVYELAGDEGYSLSDLATEVTKQSGKTVVYNDLPQEQYKAVLIGLGLPTAFAGLLADSDAAAAKGDLFDDARQLSRLLGRPTTPIAQSVSAALKH from the coding sequence ATGATTGCCGTCACAGGTGCTACCGGCCAATTGGGCCGTCTCGTCATCGATACGCTGCTTAAAACCGTCAACCCGCAGGAAATCGTGGCGTTGGTGCGCGATCCACTCAAGGCGCAGGACCTTGGCGCGAAAGGCGTTGACGTCCGCCAAGCCGATTACAACAGGCCCGAAACCCTTCGTAGCGCCTTGGTCGGTGTTCAGCGCCTGCTGCTGATTTCTTCAAGCGAAGTCGGCAAGCGTACGACACAACATCGTGCCGTCATTGAGGCGGCCAAATCTTCGGGTGTCCAACTGCTGGCGTACACCAGCATCCTGCACGCAGACAAATCGACATTGGGCCTGGCTGTAGAGCATCGGGATACCGAACGGGCGCTGGCAGAGTCTGGATTGAACTACGTATTGCTGCGTAATGGTTGGTACAGCGAGAACTACACCGCCAGCGTGCCGACCGCGGTCGAGCACGGCGCTATCCTGGGCAGTGCGCAAGCGGGCCGAATCTCCTCCGCAGCGCGAACAGATTATGCTGACGCGGCAGCCGTTGTACTGACCAGCGAAGGTCAGGCAGGCAAGGTATACGAACTGGCAGGTGATGAGGGTTATTCGTTGTCCGACCTGGCCACGGAAGTCACCAAACAATCCGGTAAGACCGTTGTTTACAACGATCTTCCACAAGAGCAATACAAGGCAGTACTCATTGGATTGGGCCTGCCGACAGCCTTCGCCGGGCTGCTCGCTGATTCTGATGCCGCAGCCGCTAAAGGTGATCTGTTTGATGACGCTCGCCAACTGAGTCGGCTATTGGGACGCCCAACGACGCCGATTGCGCAATCCGTCAGCGCGGCGCTTAAGCACTAA
- a CDS encoding GNAT family N-acetyltransferase: protein MPALSFRNALPADAARCYEIEISAYEGDEAATLEKIATRIAQYPEGFLILEADDAVVGFINCGCAHHVVMSDEAFKELVGHAPEAPNVVIMSVVVDPAQQGQGYSRLLMTEFVQRMRALGKQTIHLMCKEQHVPLYTRMGYTYVQPSPSDHGGMAWHEMVMDL, encoded by the coding sequence ATGCCCGCCCTCTCCTTTCGCAACGCCCTGCCCGCCGACGCCGCGCGCTGCTATGAAATCGAAATCAGCGCCTATGAAGGCGATGAAGCCGCCACCCTGGAAAAGATCGCCACGCGTATCGCGCAGTACCCCGAGGGCTTTTTGATTCTGGAGGCGGATGACGCGGTGGTGGGCTTTATCAATTGCGGCTGCGCGCACCACGTGGTGATGTCGGACGAGGCGTTCAAGGAGTTGGTGGGGCACGCGCCCGAGGCGCCGAATGTGGTGATCATGTCGGTAGTGGTCGACCCGGCGCAGCAGGGCCAGGGTTATTCCAGGCTGCTGATGACTGAGTTTGTGCAACGCATGCGCGCGCTGGGCAAGCAGACGATTCATTTGATGTGCAAGGAGCAGCATGTGCCGTTGTACACGCGCATGGGCTACACCTATGTGCAGCCTTCGCCTTCGGATCACGGCGGGATGGCGTGGCATGAGATGGTGATGGACCTCTGA